A region of the Chlamydia buteonis genome:
TAGCGCCCTTTTTAGGACTTTTAGGAACAGTTTGGGGTATTTTAACAGCTTTTTCGCATATCAGTTCAGGAGAAACTGGAGGAGCAGCCATGATGGAAGGGCTTGCAACAGCTTTAGGAACTACAATTGTAGGATTGTTTGTGGCTATTCCCTCTTTAATAGGGTTTAATTATCTTAAAGCTCATTCTTCTCGGTTAATACTAGAAATAGAGCAGACAGCATATTTGCTGCTAAATTCTATAGAAGTCAAGTATCGTCAGACAAATTTATGAAACGTATTATCGTTGAAGATACTGAAGAAGATCCTAATGTTAATCTGACTCCATTGATTGACATTGTTTTTGTTATTTTAATGGCGTTTATGATAGCCATGCCTTTAATACGTATCGATTCTATAGCTTTAGCCCCTGGAACAAAAAATCATAAGGTTCTTGCAAAAGAAGATGCGCTGCCAACAACAATCAAGGTATTAGTAGATCATACGATCACTCTCAATGATCGAGCTCTTTCTTTAGAAGAACTAAAAACACAACTCACCCTTTTACATCAGCAATACCCAAATCAAGTGCCTTTGCTACTACAAGATGGCGATACACCTTTTAGATTATACCAAGAAGTAAAAACCACGATAGAATCAGCAGGATTTCACGAACTCCATATAGCTTTAAAAAGCTAATTATGAAAAAAGCCCTTCCTTATAGCCTTTTTGCAATCATTTTCCACGGAGCGTGTATAGCTCTCCTTACATGTTCTCCAGCAAACAAGCCATCTACTAAACTTGTACCATTTAAAGAAAAAATTGTTACTTTAAGCGAACCTTGTCCTAGTATAGCAACTCTAACAACTACGCTCCCTCAACCAACCCTAAAAGAACATACTGACAAACGCGACATTGAGCAATCTCCTCACAAACAGAACCTAAAACCACCTGTCGAAAAGAAAAAAACCGAGGATATTAAAAAAACTCGTGTCCCCAATAAACCTATAGAAAAGCCGAAACCAAAACCCAAGGGAGAAAATCAACCTACAGCAAGCAAAAGTATAGGGAAAGAAGCCAAACTTAAAGCAATTGCAGACCTGACAAAAACACTCTCAAAGCATCTCGATGAGAGTAATGTTCGGCTCGCCGATATTACTTTTCCTACAAATAAACAACTCTCAGTGCAAACAACTTTAGCAACAACACAAGATGAAGAATTATGCCAATTGCTCCGTGAGTACATGATTCTTCCTTTTTCTGGAGAAGTTAGATTAAAACTTGTATTAACGCCTCAAGGATTGATTCAGGAGTGTGTGTTATTATCCGAAATTAGCGAATCAGAAAAAGCACTCATTCTTATGCGCATCCACGCAATTCCCTTTAAAAAATTCTTAGACAAATACAAAATCTCGAAAAATATCGTTTTTCATATTAAACTGCTGAGTAATGAGTCTTAACATAGTAGGGGTTGTTGGAATGTTACGACGTATGTTAGTCAGTGCTTTCCTGATTTTTGGGATGATCTCCCTCTATGCTAAAGACTTAGAAGTCTCTGTGCGTTCGGAGATATCTCGTTTACCCATACATATAGAGTTAAAGATCAGCCCTAACGATGCGCCACAACAAAAATATTTACGCTCATTGTGTACCACCTTCATTAATGATTTAGCTCTTGGTGATCGTCTTCAGCCTTCTCTTGTTCAAACCGGAAACTCCTCAGCACCTTTTAATATAGCTATTGTTTCCCATTATCCAGAAATCACATTTACCATAGCCAGAGGCAGTCAAAATCATCACCCAGTGCACTCTCTCGTGCTTACAGAAGATAACATCTGTAACCGTCAGAAAATACATGAAGCTGCTGATAAGATTCATTATGCTCTTACAAGTGTTCCTGGAATCAGCTCGGGGAAAATTATTTTTTCTCTAAGTAAAAATCCTCAAGATTGTGAATTAAAACAAGGTGAGCTTTGGTCGGTAGATTATGATGGAGGAAATTTGCGTCCCCTTACACAAGAAAACTCCTTATCTATTACTCCAAATTGGATGAATATAGGGAGCAAGAATCCTTACCTGTATGTTTCCTATAAATTTGGCATTCCGAAGATTTTCATAGGCTCTTTAGAGAACACTACTGGGAAAAAGGTTCTTCATTTACAAGGGAATCAGTTTATGCCAGCTTTTTCTCCAAGGAAAAAGCTGTTAGCTTTTATTTCGGATTCGTATGGGAATCCTGATTTGTTTCTTCAGAGCTTTTCTCTATCAAAAGGAGCTATGGGGAAACCCCGTAGAGTACTTAATGAAACTTTTGGAACACAAGGCAACCCTTCTTTTAGTCCTGACGGCTCTAAGTTAGTTTTTGTTTCTAATAAAGATGGTAGACCACGTTTATACATCCTTCAAATAGACCCAGAAATTCAATCTCCCCGATTGTTAACGAAAAAATATAGAAATAGCAGTTGCCCTTCATGGTCTCCTGATGGTAAAAAAATAGCCTTTTGCTCTGTGATTAAGGGTGTTCGGCAGATTTGCCTATATGATCTGGCTACTGGGAAAGATTATCAACTAACAACAACCCCTGTAGACAAGGAAGGGCCTTCATGGGCCGTGGATAGTCAGCATCTTGTGTATAGTGCAGGGAATTCAGGAGAGTCAGAACTTTATTTATTAAGTCTGATTACCCAAAAAACTAAGAAAATTGTTATAGGATTAGGGGAAAAACGTTTTCCTTCTTGGGGAGGTTTCCCTGATAACCAATAAAGAGAATCTTATGAAAAAGAAATACCTAAGCGTTCTGAGTTGTTTACTACTTACTCTTTTCGCCTTACCTTCATGCTCTTATCCTTGTGGTGATTGGGATACTATTTGCGAAGATTGTCAGCATCCTAGAAGAAGAAAACAAAATTTCGCTTTTGTTCCTCTCTACACCGATGAAGAGATGAATCAACACTTTGCGGATACCTATGATTCCAAAGAAGAACAGTTGTATAAAACAAGCAGCCAGGCAGTTGCTTTCCGCAATATTACTTTCGCAACTGATAGCTACACCATCAAAGGTGAAGAAAACTTAGCTATTTTATCTAGTCTTGTTCGTCAAATGCAGAAATCTCCAAGAACAACACTTTATATAGAGGGTCATACTGATGAGCGTGGAGCTGCAGCTTATAACCTAGCCTTAGGAGCTCGCCGCGCCAATGCCGTTAAGCAACATTTGATTAAACAGGGAATTTCAGCAGACCGGCTATTCACCGTATCTTATGGAAAAGAACAGCCGATAAACTCTGGTCATAATGAACTTGCTTGGCAACAAAATCGTCGTACAGAATTTAAAATCCATGCACGTTAATTATAAACATTTCCTCTATTACGGATTCTGGTGCTGCTTAGGAGTTACTTTGCCTACACAAGCAGCGGGGAAACCTCCTGCCATACAAACTGTGCTTGCAGAGATAGAAGATGCTTCTGCAAAATTGTTATGCCACGAAGCAGAAATTCAAATGCTTACAGATCGCATAGATGAACAAGATAGCAAAATACAAAGACTTTCTTCTGCAAAACCAGAATCTCTCACAAAACAAATTCAACAATTAGAAATTGAATACAAAACCCTAGCCAAGACCGTTGCGGTACTGACAGCATCTGTAAAAGATATCCAATCTACATTACACAACAAACTCCAAGAAATACAAAAAGATCACAAGACTCTTTCTCAAGATATTCGTCTCTTACGACGTTCTCTTCTTGCTCTGGTTGATGGAACTTCTCCCGAAGCGTATACTGATCTTAGTGAAGAGATTCCTTCTCACATCCATATTGTAAAACCTGGAGAAACTTTAGGTAAAATTGCCGCGAAATATAAAGTTCCTGTAGCAGAATTAAAAAAACTTAATAAATTGAATTCTGATATTATTTACGCAAATCAAAAGCTTTGTTTACCAGAGAATAAGAAGTAATCATCTGTTTTTGCATAACTAATATCTACTTCTCACTATAGATAATAAACAAATTCTTTTGTAGGATCGGGAATAAAGTCCGTTTTATCTATAATTCAATGAAATTCACAATTGCTTTATTTGGTGAAGCAGAAAAAGGAAGCTACGACACCGCCTACTTATGTCGTAGTACAGCAGAGCTTTATGACCACTTAGGCAATGGATCTGCAACAACCAAATCAGGAATAGCCTTAGCGATACAAGCACTAATGTATAACTATAACGTGCTTTACTTCCGAGTAAAAGAAGAAGGGTATTGTATAGACAGCTATTTTTTTGGACTTCACTTCTTAAATACGCAAACTACTCTAAAAAATATCATCGCCATGGGCCTCCCTGGTGTTGGTGACCAACACATCATAGAAGCCTCTAAATCTCTCTGCCGAAAATATAATAGCTTTCTTTTATTTTTCGAACAAGATCTCTACGATTTGTTAACCTTTAATAAGATTTTCTAATCGATAGTTCCGAAATATTCTTTTAAACCTTCTTCATTAGGAGCCATAGCTCTCTGCCCTTGTTGCCAATTTGCAGGACATACTAATCCATGATTTTCAAAGAAAATCAAAGCATCTAACACTCGAAGCTCTTCATCTATAGAACGACCTAAAGGAAGGTCATTTACTACCATATGTCTGATTATACCCCCCTGATCAATCAAGAATGACCCTCGGAAAGATAACCCTGATTGGGAGTCTAAAACACTATAAAGCTTAGAAAGCTCATGAGTTGTATCGGAAACTAGAGGATAGGTGATACCTTTAACTCCACCAGCTTTTTTGTCGGTTTTTAACCAGCGCTGGTGTGTGTCGAGATCATCAACGGAACAGCCGATAACTTGAGCTCCGCGATTTTCAAACTCTTCTAAAGAATCTTGAAAAGCATGTAACTCTGTAGGGCAAACATAAGTAAAGTCCTTAGGATAAAAGAAAAGAATAACGTATTTACCACGATAATCTTGCAAAGAGATGTTCTTTACTTCGCCGTCAACGACTGCTTGCACAGAAAAATCTGGGGCAGCTTTCCCAATAAATAGCGATCCCAATTTACCACCCTATTTTTTAGATTATGCTTCGCACCAGAGAGGACTTGAACCTCTGACCACCTGGTTCGTAGCCAGGTACTCTATCCACTGAGCTACTGGTGCACAGCTCTTTCGATGAAAAGTGTAGTCAAGTTCGGCCAAATGATCAAGTCTTTCTCCTTTATCTTTGAAAAAAGATCGCTCTAAACATAAAAGATATCCTAATCAGGTGTTCTATAAAATTTATTTACATCTAGAGATCGTCCGGGTGAGAAGTTTCCGGAAATTGAGGATCTTGCAATTCCTTAGAAGAGTCCACGATAAAAAATGAACTAGTCAAAAGTAAGCAAGAAATAGAAATAGAATGCTTTAAAATATATTTAATCACTGTTAGTGGATCTAAAACCCCTGCTGAAATTAAATTTTCAAAGGTATCATGAACACAATTGTATCCAAAATAAGGATCAGCATGTTCTAAGACTGCCGCAACTACAGCATTTGGAACTTTCCCCGAATTTCTTGCCAAGATCCTCAGAGGAGCTTCTGCTGATTGCAACATACACTTACAGCCAAACATCACCCCAGCCGGTAATTGCTCTGGGATTTTTACAACAGATGCGGCACGAGCTAACGCTGTTCCACCTCCAGGAAGGCATCCTTCTTTAAAAGCTGCTTTTGTTGCTTTTAAAGCACTTTCTAAACAAATTCTCTTTTCTCTATATTCGTTTTCTGTAGTTGCCCCTAAATGTATTTGAGCAATTCCTCCAACAAACCTGGCTAAACGCTTTTCCAAATCTTCAGTATCCATTTCGGAACTACTATGAACAATTGCCCGGCGTAAATAATCTATACGCTGTTCTTTTTTTTCTTGATTTCCTTTTCCTCCTGATAAAAGCGTTGTATTTTGTGTAATGACGATCTTCCCAACGAAACCAAGAATGCCTGGACTCCATTCTTCCAAAGAAATTCCCAATAGATCCCCTACAACAGTTGCCCCTGTTAAAATAGCAATATCTTCGAGGATTTCCTTACGTTGATTACCGAAACCAGGAGCTTTTATAGCACATATGGGGAGCCCCCCCTTAAGCTTATTAACAATTAAAATCGAAAGAAGCTGGGGATCAAAATCTTCAGCAATGATAATTAAAGGATTCTTACTCGTCTGAAAAGTCTGATCTAAAAAATGAATAAATGCTTGATTTAAACAAGATAACGTCTGATTGCATAACAAGATGGAGACATTTTCATAAACCACTTCCATAGTCTCTGGATGGGTTATAAAATAAGGGGATAAATATCCAGCATTCAACCCCACATCAGCAGTTGCTTTTAGCGTCGTCTCTTTATTCGTCCCTTCTTTTATAGAGATAACACCTTCTATACCTACAGTTGCTATAGCATCAGATATAAGTCTTCCTATAAAGGCGTCGTTATTTGCAGATGTTGTAGCTATTTGTAATACGTCTTCTTTTGGATCCGCCTCAATTGCGAGCTTAGTAAGCTCCTTATCCAGCATGTCCCCAGCAAGATAAATTCCTTGTTTGATCTCTAAAGGATCTAACCCAACAGCGACGCCCTTCAATCCCGACGAAAATAATGCATCTATCAATACAATTGTGGTAGTAGATCCATCTCCTACCTGCATTTCTGTTTGCAGCGCAGCTTCTTTAGCAAGCTTCAAACCCGTATGTTCAAAAGCATCCGTCAAAGTCACTTCTTTAGCTATAGAAGCACCATGTTTCGTGACATAAGGAGGTACGCGATCTTTTTTGATGACAACACAAGACCCTTGTGGCCCTAAAGTTGTAATTACGGCTTTAGCTAAAGCACGCACTCCCCGATTTAACGCGCTAAGCCCTTCTAATCGATTCTTGAATATTTTAGACACGTTCTTTCTATGTCTCCCTAGATTCCAGGGATAAGGCGACCCTATAAGGTCGCTTATAGAAACAACAAAAATTCCTGTCAAACAGTGGAATCAAGAGAAAAAATTACTCTTCTTCACCATAATCAGCTATTAAGAAAGGCTTACGTATAATTTGGAACTGTGTTCTCCCCTCATTACACAACTTTTTTAACGGCCAAATAATATAGCGTTCTTTCTGGCAGATATGCAGAAATGTTTCTTCTCCTAAACAACGATATATAGAGTTTTTTCGCAAAGGAATTTTCTCTAAAGCGTTAAATGCATTCTCCACTTGTTTAGGATAAAGAGTTTTCAAAGTTCCTAAAATTGTACTTTGCGTTTCCATAGGAAGAAACTCTCCAGGTCTATCTAATACCAGCAAAACACCTGAGCAAAGCTCCATTTTATATTTGCCAAAAAAAGGTTCGTAACAAAAAGGATAAAATGTCACTCCCGGTAAGCGCGCTTCATTTAGTTTCTTAGCAACAAGATTCCCATCCATCCAAGGAGCACCAATCAACCGAAAAGGCAGGGTATAGCCTATACCAATACTGGATATAGACAAGGCTCCGATAATCCCTGTTGCTGCATAAAAAAATGTCGTTTGCGCATCAGGAATTTGTGGGCTAGTAGGAATCCAATTTAATCCTGTTTGCGAAAATGTCATAGAGCGCTTCCATCCCTGCATAGGAACTACCGACACTTCAGCATAGGGAGCGTATTTTGCTTTATAAAAAAGTGCTAATTCCCCAGGAGTCATTCCGTAACAATAGGGAATTTCAGGAGCATACTCCGATTGAGATATAGGCATAGGGCCATCTATTATCTTACCGCCCATAGGATTCGGGCGATCTAAAATGATTAGGTTTTTTTTATACTTTTGTGCCGCACGCACCAGATGGAGCAAGGAAGTAATGAAAGTATAAGAACGCACTCCGATATCCTGCACATCATATATTAAAACATCACTACCCTGCACAGCATGCTCAGGAACCTCTTTAACACCATATAATGAAACTATGCGTAATCCCTGAATCCTAGGAACTGTTCCAGGAGTTTCTGCCGGTGCAGTTCCATAATATCCATGTTCTAAAGTACAGAGAACATTCAAAGAGCATAGATCATGATGTTCTAGGAAAACAGATAGGGCATCTTTCCCCTCATGGTTAACAGCAGCATTATGAGATATTAATGTTATTTTCTTACCACGAATCCAAGAAAGATAAGGCTCATCATTAAAAATACGATCTAGTCCCACCGACACTTGAGAGAACCCTAAGCAAGGAAATAAACATAATAAAATTAAAAATGAGCGTATAAGTCTCATAAAACCTATCTGATTATAAAAATAACATTTTGATAGTTTGCATGTTGGTTAAGTACTGCTAGCAAAAAAGATAACTTTATGCAACCTTGCTAATAGTTGTGTAGGTGCGCCTATTTCGATTATTTTGTAATATAATCGCGAAAGGCACTACACTCGACAAAATTACTAATGTAATGCCACACGAGACAGAAACTGTTAGTTATTTGCTCTTTCCCTTTTGCTAAGGAGAAACCCATGAAGATAGTAATTGCTAGCTCCCACGGTTATAAAATACGAGAAACCAAGACTTTTTTAAAACTATTAGGAAGCTTTGACATTTTCTCATTAACAGATTTCCCTAACTACCACTCTCCTAAAGAAGTAGGTTGTCTTCCCGAAGAAAACGCTCTAGCAAAAGGTCTCCACGCAGCAAGGGAACTGAACTCTTGGGTAATTGCTGATGACACTATGCTCATGGTCCCTGCATTAAATGGGCGTCCTGGAAAGCTATCAGCTACTTTTGCCGGAGAAGATGCTTGTGATAAAGACCACAGAAAAAAACTTTTACAAGAAATGCAATCTTTAGAAAGCATCGTAGATCGTTCTGCCTATTTTGAATGTTGCATTGTGCTTGCTTCACCTGAAGGAAAATTCTTTAAGACTCGTGGGATTTGTGAAGGATATATTAGCCTTCAAGAAAAAGGTTCTTCTGGTTTTGGTTACGATTCTTTATTTTTAAAATATGACTATAAACAGACCTTCGCTGAACTTTCCGAAGATATAAAAAACCAAGTCTCTCATAGAGCTAAAGCTTTACAAAAGCTAGCCCCTTATTTACAAGACCTGTTAGAGAAACAGCTAGTCTCTAGGAATTAACATTTCCAATGAATGTTCTAAGCAGCCGCGAATTTCTCGCATCTCTGCAAGTATAGCTTCTGCTCTTAAAAAATCTGCTTCTAAACTTGCCGCTGCTGGCATGCCTTCTTTTCCTTGAAGTTTCTGC
Encoded here:
- the rdgB gene encoding RdgB/HAM1 family non-canonical purine NTP pyrophosphatase, translating into MKIVIASSHGYKIRETKTFLKLLGSFDIFSLTDFPNYHSPKEVGCLPEENALAKGLHAARELNSWVIADDTMLMVPALNGRPGKLSATFAGEDACDKDHRKKLLQEMQSLESIVDRSAYFECCIVLASPEGKFFKTRGICEGYISLQEKGSSGFGYDSLFLKYDYKQTFAELSEDIKNQVSHRAKALQKLAPYLQDLLEKQLVSRN
- a CDS encoding inclusion-associated protein, with protein sequence MKKALPYSLFAIIFHGACIALLTCSPANKPSTKLVPFKEKIVTLSEPCPSIATLTTTLPQPTLKEHTDKRDIEQSPHKQNLKPPVEKKKTEDIKKTRVPNKPIEKPKPKPKGENQPTASKSIGKEAKLKAIADLTKTLSKHLDESNVRLADITFPTNKQLSVQTTLATTQDEELCQLLREYMILPFSGEVRLKLVLTPQGLIQECVLLSEISESEKALILMRIHAIPFKKFLDKYKISKNIVFHIKLLSNES
- a CDS encoding peroxiredoxin: MGSLFIGKAAPDFSVQAVVDGEVKNISLQDYRGKYVILFFYPKDFTYVCPTELHAFQDSLEEFENRGAQVIGCSVDDLDTHQRWLKTDKKAGGVKGITYPLVSDTTHELSKLYSVLDSQSGLSFRGSFLIDQGGIIRHMVVNDLPLGRSIDEELRVLDALIFFENHGLVCPANWQQGQRAMAPNEEGLKEYFGTID
- a CDS encoding LysM peptidoglycan-binding domain-containing protein, yielding MHVNYKHFLYYGFWCCLGVTLPTQAAGKPPAIQTVLAEIEDASAKLLCHEAEIQMLTDRIDEQDSKIQRLSSAKPESLTKQIQQLEIEYKTLAKTVAVLTASVKDIQSTLHNKLQEIQKDHKTLSQDIRLLRRSLLALVDGTSPEAYTDLSEEIPSHIHIVKPGETLGKIAAKYKVPVAELKKLNKLNSDIIYANQKLCLPENKK
- a CDS encoding ExbD/TolR family protein, whose amino-acid sequence is MKRIIVEDTEEDPNVNLTPLIDIVFVILMAFMIAMPLIRIDSIALAPGTKNHKVLAKEDALPTTIKVLVDHTITLNDRALSLEELKTQLTLLHQQYPNQVPLLLQDGDTPFRLYQEVKTTIESAGFHELHIALKS
- a CDS encoding OmpA family protein, encoding MKKKYLSVLSCLLLTLFALPSCSYPCGDWDTICEDCQHPRRRKQNFAFVPLYTDEEMNQHFADTYDSKEEQLYKTSSQAVAFRNITFATDSYTIKGEENLAILSSLVRQMQKSPRTTLYIEGHTDERGAAAYNLALGARRANAVKQHLIKQGISADRLFTVSYGKEQPINSGHNELAWQQNRRTEFKIHAR
- a CDS encoding DUF1343 domain-containing protein, which encodes MRLIRSFLILLCLFPCLGFSQVSVGLDRIFNDEPYLSWIRGKKITLISHNAAVNHEGKDALSVFLEHHDLCSLNVLCTLEHGYYGTAPAETPGTVPRIQGLRIVSLYGVKEVPEHAVQGSDVLIYDVQDIGVRSYTFITSLLHLVRAAQKYKKNLIILDRPNPMGGKIIDGPMPISQSEYAPEIPYCYGMTPGELALFYKAKYAPYAEVSVVPMQGWKRSMTFSQTGLNWIPTSPQIPDAQTTFFYAATGIIGALSISSIGIGYTLPFRLIGAPWMDGNLVAKKLNEARLPGVTFYPFCYEPFFGKYKMELCSGVLLVLDRPGEFLPMETQSTILGTLKTLYPKQVENAFNALEKIPLRKNSIYRCLGEETFLHICQKERYIIWPLKKLCNEGRTQFQIIRKPFLIADYGEEE
- a CDS encoding molecular chaperone GroEL, giving the protein MSKIFKNRLEGLSALNRGVRALAKAVITTLGPQGSCVVIKKDRVPPYVTKHGASIAKEVTLTDAFEHTGLKLAKEAALQTEMQVGDGSTTTIVLIDALFSSGLKGVAVGLDPLEIKQGIYLAGDMLDKELTKLAIEADPKEDVLQIATTSANNDAFIGRLISDAIATVGIEGVISIKEGTNKETTLKATADVGLNAGYLSPYFITHPETMEVVYENVSILLCNQTLSCLNQAFIHFLDQTFQTSKNPLIIIAEDFDPQLLSILIVNKLKGGLPICAIKAPGFGNQRKEILEDIAILTGATVVGDLLGISLEEWSPGILGFVGKIVITQNTTLLSGGKGNQEKKEQRIDYLRRAIVHSSSEMDTEDLEKRLARFVGGIAQIHLGATTENEYREKRICLESALKATKAAFKEGCLPGGGTALARAASVVKIPEQLPAGVMFGCKCMLQSAEAPLRILARNSGKVPNAVVAAVLEHADPYFGYNCVHDTFENLISAGVLDPLTVIKYILKHSISISCLLLTSSFFIVDSSKELQDPQFPETSHPDDL
- the tolB gene encoding Tol-Pal system protein TolB; protein product: MLRRMLVSAFLIFGMISLYAKDLEVSVRSEISRLPIHIELKISPNDAPQQKYLRSLCTTFINDLALGDRLQPSLVQTGNSSAPFNIAIVSHYPEITFTIARGSQNHHPVHSLVLTEDNICNRQKIHEAADKIHYALTSVPGISSGKIIFSLSKNPQDCELKQGELWSVDYDGGNLRPLTQENSLSITPNWMNIGSKNPYLYVSYKFGIPKIFIGSLENTTGKKVLHLQGNQFMPAFSPRKKLLAFISDSYGNPDLFLQSFSLSKGAMGKPRRVLNETFGTQGNPSFSPDGSKLVFVSNKDGRPRLYILQIDPEIQSPRLLTKKYRNSSCPSWSPDGKKIAFCSVIKGVRQICLYDLATGKDYQLTTTPVDKEGPSWAVDSQHLVYSAGNSGESELYLLSLITQKTKKIVIGLGEKRFPSWGGFPDNQ